A window of Chitinophagales bacterium contains these coding sequences:
- a CDS encoding polyprenyl synthetase family protein, producing the protein MHLPVELIETELKVFETTFKDAVKSNAPMLDRIMRYIVRRKGKQLRPMFVFFSAKIHGEVTDATYRAASLVEILHTATLVHDDVVDDSLERRGFFSVYALWKNKASVLVGDYLLAKGLLLSLDHNDHEILHILSDAVRKMSEGELLQLEKARTLNLKEDIYFEIIRNKTASLLASACAAGAWSTSQDKEIAEKMRLFGEKVGMAFQIKDDLFDYSASARIGKPTGNDIKEKKLTLPVIYTLNNCDASTRKEIIHTIKHKNKDSKSVKRVTELVAQNGGIAYAEKKMEQFRAEALEILHSFPESPFRKGLADLVHYVTNRSY; encoded by the coding sequence ATGCATTTACCCGTTGAATTGATCGAAACCGAGCTAAAGGTCTTTGAAACCACCTTCAAAGATGCCGTGAAAAGCAATGCCCCCATGCTCGACCGGATCATGCGTTATATCGTGCGGAGAAAGGGTAAACAGTTGAGGCCCATGTTCGTATTCTTCTCGGCGAAGATCCATGGGGAGGTTACAGACGCCACTTACCGGGCCGCTTCCCTGGTTGAAATCCTCCATACCGCTACCCTGGTGCATGACGACGTGGTTGATGACTCCCTGGAGCGTCGTGGATTTTTTTCTGTCTACGCATTGTGGAAAAATAAAGCTTCAGTCCTGGTCGGAGATTACCTTTTGGCCAAAGGACTCCTGCTTTCACTTGATCATAATGACCATGAAATCCTCCATATTTTGTCCGATGCCGTGCGAAAAATGAGTGAAGGAGAGCTTTTGCAACTCGAAAAAGCACGCACACTGAACCTGAAAGAGGATATTTATTTCGAGATTATCCGCAATAAAACTGCCTCTTTACTTGCCTCGGCCTGTGCTGCGGGAGCCTGGTCAACCAGCCAGGACAAGGAAATAGCCGAAAAGATGCGCTTATTTGGCGAAAAAGTGGGGATGGCCTTTCAGATCAAAGATGACCTGTTTGATTATTCCGCCAGTGCCCGTATCGGTAAGCCAACCGGTAACGATATCAAGGAAAAAAAGCTGACCCTGCCCGTTATTTACACGCTGAACAATTGTGACGCATCTACGCGCAAAGAGATCATCCATACAATCAAACACAAAAACAAAGACAGTAAATCTGTAAAAAGGGTGACCGAACTGGTTGCCCAGAACGGAGGGATCGCCTACGCGGAAAAGAAAATGGAACAATTTCGCGCCGAAGCCCTCGAAATCCTCCACTCCTTCCCTGAATCGCCATTTCGAAAAGGACTGGCCGATCTTGTACATTATGTAACCAACCGTAGCTATTAA
- a CDS encoding OmpA family protein codes for MASKKYSFLVGLCLLVIGSNAQVGINAIKDSSVIPTKRMPQHTEFLNGTYNFPAKPRNQWEIGIKGGMFAISGDVPAVVPTLGLGAHVRKAFGYVFSMRLEYMYGTGKGLSWLQANNYARNPAWSTNYVAPLEGLHPATNQPAFFNSTTGGLMAPGDALDPVFYNYKTKVHDLSLQGVVTLNNIRFHKSKTGINLYGFGGVGATIYEARVNALNGNAPYDFSSALSTANVYKNRKETRKELRNNILDDSYETLADNQGTRRPKLFGKTLKPTGTIGMGVAFKLSNRVNLAIEDRHTFTKDDLLDGQRWQEQDLGNPSLTRDFDSYNFASVGLNINLGAKSIEPLWWVNPLDYAYQEIRKPQMMILPKPVLPDEDGDGVTDQFDQEQTPAGCPVDSHGVSRDTDGDGIPDCKDKELVTPTLWQPVDADGVGTPKCPDSTCFENYMLTKKGDCENALGALPSISFASNSARLSDDATRLLAIVADRLRTNSDCKVVVTGYCASNKREQQRSWERVNAIITYLVEKEGIRADRMIFQYAQEGGDCDTVDIRSAGQGEEGPNTVPAPHPNLRRG; via the coding sequence ATGGCAAGCAAAAAGTACTCTTTCCTGGTAGGTTTATGCTTACTGGTTATTGGCAGTAATGCGCAGGTAGGCATTAATGCCATCAAGGATTCTTCGGTGATACCCACCAAAAGAATGCCCCAACATACTGAGTTCCTGAACGGAACATATAACTTCCCCGCCAAACCCCGCAATCAGTGGGAGATTGGTATCAAGGGTGGAATGTTCGCGATCAGTGGTGATGTACCCGCCGTTGTACCAACGCTCGGCCTGGGTGCGCATGTGAGAAAAGCGTTTGGATATGTATTTTCCATGCGCCTGGAATATATGTACGGAACCGGTAAAGGATTGAGCTGGTTGCAAGCTAACAACTACGCCCGTAACCCGGCCTGGAGCACTAATTATGTAGCTCCTTTGGAAGGTCTTCATCCGGCGACCAACCAACCCGCGTTCTTCAATTCCACTACTGGTGGTCTGATGGCTCCCGGCGATGCACTGGATCCTGTTTTCTACAACTACAAGACCAAAGTACATGACCTCTCTCTTCAAGGGGTTGTTACATTGAACAACATCCGTTTCCATAAATCTAAAACAGGTATCAACCTGTACGGATTCGGAGGTGTGGGTGCTACAATCTATGAAGCACGTGTTAACGCATTGAACGGAAACGCCCCTTATGATTTCTCTTCTGCACTTTCAACTGCCAACGTGTACAAGAACAGAAAGGAAACCCGCAAAGAACTGCGGAATAATATCCTCGATGATTCTTACGAAACATTGGCCGATAACCAAGGTACAAGACGTCCTAAGCTGTTTGGCAAAACCCTGAAGCCCACCGGTACCATTGGTATGGGTGTTGCTTTCAAGCTGAGCAATCGTGTTAACCTGGCTATTGAAGATCGCCACACATTTACCAAAGATGACCTGTTGGATGGTCAGCGTTGGCAGGAGCAGGACCTGGGTAACCCCAGCCTGACCCGCGATTTCGATTCTTACAACTTTGCCAGTGTTGGTCTGAATATCAATCTGGGTGCTAAATCTATTGAGCCACTTTGGTGGGTAAACCCGCTGGATTATGCTTACCAGGAGATCCGCAAACCTCAGATGATGATCCTTCCCAAACCTGTACTGCCTGACGAAGATGGTGATGGTGTTACCGATCAGTTCGACCAGGAGCAAACTCCTGCCGGTTGCCCGGTTGACTCTCACGGTGTAAGCCGCGATACAGATGGTGACGGTATTCCTGACTGTAAGGATAAAGAACTGGTTACCCCAACCCTGTGGCAGCCTGTTGATGCAGATGGCGTAGGTACACCAAAATGTCCCGATTCCACTTGCTTCGAAAACTATATGCTGACTAAAAAAGGTGATTGCGAAAACGCCCTCGGTGCACTGCCAAGCATTTCATTTGCTTCCAACAGCGCCCGCCTGAGCGATGACGCCACCCGCTTGCTCGCTATCGTAGCCGATCGCCTGCGTACCAACTCTGATTGTAAAGTGGTTGTTACCGGTTATTGCGCCAGCAACAAACGTGAGCAGCAAAGAAGCTGGGAGCGTGTAAACGCTATCATCACTTACCTGGTTGAGAAAGAAGGTATCCGCGCCGATCGTATGATCTTCCAATATGCACAGGAAGGTGGCGATTGCGATACAGTAGATATCCGCTCCGCTGGTCAAGGTGAAGAAGGTCCGAACACAGTTCCGGCCCCGCACCCCAACCTCCGCCGAGGATAA
- the bamD gene encoding outer membrane protein assembly factor BamD → MRSFLAIILLALTITGCKGINKVLKNPDPEYKLRVAEKYYVQKKYTFAQMLFEDVLPIYNGRPEFEDIYYKFAYCAYYQNDFLSADYNFKKFLEIFPNSKRAEEIDYMRAYCFYRQSPKVGLDQTNTQRTIGMMQTFINTHPNSPKNVEATGIIDICRKKLEEKDFNSAELYYNIGQFHAAAVAFTTLIEDYPESLRTDEYKLLVIKSYFRYAELSIEEKKRERFEKVIDEVNDFTDRFPDSKLLKEAERYISLSQQNIKNLSIHEQTKTPA, encoded by the coding sequence ATGAGATCATTTTTGGCCATCATATTGCTCGCTTTAACGATCACCGGTTGCAAGGGGATCAATAAAGTGCTTAAAAACCCCGACCCGGAATACAAACTGCGGGTGGCAGAGAAGTATTACGTACAAAAGAAGTACACTTTTGCCCAGATGCTTTTTGAAGATGTGCTCCCCATCTATAACGGCCGGCCAGAATTTGAAGATATCTATTACAAATTCGCCTATTGCGCTTATTATCAGAATGATTTCCTGAGCGCAGATTATAATTTCAAGAAGTTTCTCGAGATATTCCCCAATAGCAAAAGGGCGGAAGAGATCGATTATATGCGGGCGTATTGTTTCTATCGCCAATCTCCCAAGGTTGGACTGGATCAGACCAATACCCAGCGGACGATCGGTATGATGCAGACCTTTATCAATACCCATCCCAATAGCCCCAAGAATGTGGAGGCCACCGGAATCATTGATATCTGCCGGAAAAAACTGGAGGAAAAGGACTTTAACAGCGCGGAACTTTACTACAATATCGGGCAGTTCCATGCCGCCGCCGTAGCCTTTACCACCCTGATCGAAGACTATCCCGAATCCCTTCGTACCGATGAGTATAAGTTGTTGGTCATCAAGTCTTATTTCAGGTATGCCGAACTGAGTATCGAAGAAAAGAAAAGAGAGCGGTTTGAAAAGGTAATTGATGAAGTAAATGACTTTACAGACAGGTTTCCTGACAGTAAGCTTTTGAAGGAAGCCGAACGTTATATATCTTTATCCCAGCAAAACATCAAAAATTTATCCATTCATGAGCAAACTAAGACGCCAGCTTAG
- a CDS encoding DNA-directed RNA polymerase subunit omega — protein sequence MSKLRRQLSLGITNNVETRSLDDLRQKTGNLYESIAVVAKRANQINISLKEELHNKLEEFASHTDSLEEIHENKEQIEISRAYERMPNPALLATQEFMEDKVYFRKNEDDLFS from the coding sequence ATGAGCAAACTAAGACGCCAGCTTAGCTTAGGCATTACGAACAACGTGGAAACCCGGAGCCTCGACGATCTTCGTCAGAAGACGGGTAACCTTTATGAGTCGATCGCTGTGGTAGCCAAGCGGGCCAACCAGATCAATATTTCGCTCAAGGAGGAATTGCATAACAAACTCGAGGAGTTTGCCAGCCATACCGATAGCCTCGAGGAGATCCACGAAAACAAAGAACAGATCGAAATCTCCCGTGCCTACGAGCGTATGCCCAACCCGGCCCTGCTCGCTACACAGGAATTCATGGAAGACAAAGTGTACTTCCGGAAGAACGAAGACGATCTGTTTAGTTAA
- the coaBC gene encoding bifunctional phosphopantothenoylcysteine decarboxylase/phosphopantothenate--cysteine ligase CoaBC, producing the protein MNLSGKKILLGITGSIAAYKAIYLVRLLVKAGAEVKVVMTPAARDFVSPLTLSTLSHHPVHIDLFQENEWANHVQLGRWADVMVIAPLSVNTLSKMAQGQCDNLLLATWLSATCPVVLAPAMDEDMWHHPFTQQNLQKLISIGHKVIPVEKGELASGLVGEGRMAEPETIFSFIQEHFFFREELKGRKAIVTAGPTYESLDPVRFIGNHSSGKMGVEIAKALYARGAAVTLVLGPSAQPNPSGIETIRVHSAQQMFEAVSDRFDQTDIAVMSAAVADYTPVNTAAEKIKKTGDRLVLELQKTPDILRTMGERKKNQVLIGFALETTNEREYALEKLRSKNADMIVLNSLRDEGAGFGKDTNKVTLFDKSGKEFDLALQSKQQVAHQIVDTLISIYYA; encoded by the coding sequence ATGAACCTCTCTGGAAAAAAGATCCTCCTGGGCATTACCGGTTCCATCGCCGCCTATAAAGCGATCTATCTGGTGCGGTTACTGGTGAAAGCCGGTGCTGAAGTTAAAGTGGTCATGACCCCCGCCGCCCGTGATTTTGTTTCTCCGCTCACCCTGTCCACCCTTTCACATCACCCCGTACATATTGACCTCTTTCAGGAAAATGAATGGGCCAATCATGTCCAATTGGGTCGCTGGGCAGATGTAATGGTGATCGCTCCTTTAAGTGTGAATACGCTTTCCAAAATGGCCCAGGGCCAATGCGATAACCTTTTACTCGCCACCTGGCTCTCTGCCACCTGCCCGGTTGTACTGGCCCCCGCCATGGATGAGGATATGTGGCACCATCCGTTTACCCAACAAAATCTGCAAAAACTTATTTCCATAGGCCATAAGGTCATTCCGGTTGAAAAAGGGGAACTGGCCAGCGGACTGGTTGGTGAAGGGCGAATGGCCGAACCGGAAACCATCTTCTCCTTTATTCAGGAGCATTTTTTTTTCCGGGAAGAATTAAAAGGCCGCAAGGCCATCGTAACCGCCGGGCCCACCTATGAATCGCTCGACCCCGTACGTTTTATTGGCAATCATTCCTCTGGTAAAATGGGCGTGGAGATCGCCAAAGCCCTTTATGCCCGTGGCGCCGCTGTCACCCTCGTATTAGGCCCCTCGGCCCAACCCAACCCATCAGGAATCGAAACGATCCGCGTACATTCTGCCCAACAAATGTTTGAGGCCGTCAGCGACCGGTTCGATCAGACCGATATTGCTGTTATGTCCGCTGCAGTGGCCGATTATACCCCGGTGAATACCGCAGCGGAGAAAATAAAAAAAACCGGTGACCGTTTAGTATTGGAACTACAGAAAACACCCGATATCCTGCGAACCATGGGCGAACGAAAAAAGAACCAGGTGCTGATCGGGTTTGCCCTCGAAACCACTAACGAAAGAGAATATGCCCTGGAAAAACTCAGGTCAAAAAATGCCGATATGATCGTGCTGAATTCTTTGCGTGATGAAGGGGCCGGATTTGGAAAGGATACCAATAAGGTGACCTTGTTTGATAAAAGTGGTAAAGAGTTTGATCTTGCCTTGCAGTCCAAACAACAGGTTGCCCATCAAATTGTCGATACACTTATAAGCATTTATTATGCGTAA
- a CDS encoding DUF4835 family protein gives MRKIIFLFFLITALQAQSQEIRAKVTVLSNRISTQVDKKIFTTLQGALTNFINSRKWTTDNFQAQERIECSFLINLDKVLSPNVYSASLTIQAARPVYKTTYISPLVNFQDDNFAFKYQEFQPVEFNENRVQGTDPYVSNLTAVLAYWINIILGMDYDSFSPRGGEIYFQKAQNIVNNAPESGDISGWKNYESLRNRYWLAENLNNNRFALIHDALYTYFRTGLDMFYDQEEEGRTGVLNSLNYLQTVQSENPGSMILQFFFQGRSTELIRIFSKADQESKDRAKALLVKLDAANNQAYKELK, from the coding sequence ATGCGTAAAATAATCTTCCTCTTTTTTTTGATCACTGCACTTCAGGCACAAAGCCAGGAGATCAGGGCCAAGGTAACGGTCCTGTCCAACCGGATCAGTACCCAGGTGGATAAGAAGATATTTACAACGCTGCAAGGGGCACTTACCAATTTTATCAACAGCCGGAAATGGACAACGGATAATTTTCAGGCACAGGAGCGGATCGAGTGTAGTTTTCTGATCAATCTCGATAAAGTGCTTTCGCCAAACGTTTACAGCGCCTCGTTGACCATACAGGCGGCCAGGCCGGTCTATAAGACCACTTATATTTCGCCATTGGTCAATTTTCAGGATGACAATTTTGCCTTTAAATACCAGGAATTTCAACCGGTGGAATTCAATGAGAACCGTGTGCAGGGTACAGATCCTTATGTATCAAATCTGACAGCCGTACTGGCTTATTGGATCAATATCATTCTGGGGATGGATTATGATTCTTTCTCTCCGCGGGGAGGAGAAATCTATTTTCAAAAAGCACAGAATATTGTCAACAACGCGCCTGAATCCGGCGATATCTCCGGCTGGAAGAATTATGAAAGTCTCCGCAACCGGTATTGGCTCGCGGAGAACCTCAACAATAACCGGTTTGCCCTGATCCACGATGCACTCTATACGTATTTTCGCACCGGGCTCGATATGTTTTACGATCAGGAAGAAGAAGGACGTACCGGGGTCTTGAATTCCCTGAACTACCTTCAAACTGTTCAGTCAGAGAACCCGGGTTCCATGATCCTGCAGTTCTTTTTCCAGGGCAGGAGTACCGAACTGATCCGGATCTTTTCAAAAGCTGATCAGGAATCAAAGGACCGGGCCAAAGCCCTGCTCGTTAAATTGGATGCTGCCAATAACCAGGCCTATAAGGAACTCAAATGA
- a CDS encoding DUF4296 domain-containing protein codes for MKPLFLLFITILTGLGACVNKDKLPDDILSQEKMKLVLWDLARSDQFVTDFVSKDSNLNKKQESLRLYEEVFALHQIKREEFRKSLDYYRMHPDLLRVVMDSLNTMARRKEQEAYKIEEDTTTKPATSPVPDSTRFRTKSIRKKLDSLSLPIQPQ; via the coding sequence ATGAAGCCTCTTTTTTTATTATTCATAACGATACTGACCGGATTAGGCGCTTGTGTGAATAAAGACAAGCTACCGGATGATATTCTTTCACAAGAGAAGATGAAACTGGTGCTATGGGACCTGGCCCGATCGGATCAGTTTGTCACGGATTTTGTCAGCAAGGATTCTAACCTGAACAAAAAACAGGAAAGCCTCAGACTATATGAAGAGGTTTTTGCCCTTCACCAGATAAAGCGTGAGGAATTCAGGAAAAGCCTGGATTATTACCGAATGCACCCCGACCTGCTCAGAGTGGTGATGGATTCGCTGAATACCATGGCCAGACGCAAGGAGCAGGAGGCCTATAAAATAGAAGAAGATACAACCACCAAACCTGCCACCTCACCAGTTCCGGACAGTACCCGGTTTCGCACCAAATCCATTCGAAAGAAACTCGACAGCCTGAGTTTACCCATTCAGCCACAATAG
- a CDS encoding CoA transferase subunit A, with the protein MNKTVSGAAEAIRDIPDGAVIMLGGFGLCGIPENCIGALVQKGVKELTCISNNAGVDDFGIGLMLRTRQVKKMISSYVGENAEFERQLLSGELEVELIPQGTLATRCLAAGYGMPAVFTPAGAGTEVAAGKETRVFNGKEYLLEYAFEADFALVKAWKGDTHGNLIFHETARNFNPLMAMAGKITIAEVEELVPAGQLDPDQIHTPGIYVQRIFQGTQYEKRIEQRTIRKQEAKS; encoded by the coding sequence ATGAATAAAACAGTGTCGGGTGCGGCCGAAGCCATTCGCGATATCCCCGATGGCGCGGTGATCATGCTGGGCGGTTTTGGGCTTTGTGGCATCCCTGAAAATTGCATCGGGGCCCTTGTACAAAAAGGGGTAAAGGAATTGACCTGTATCTCCAACAATGCCGGTGTGGATGATTTTGGTATCGGGCTCATGCTGCGTACCCGGCAGGTGAAAAAGATGATCTCTTCGTATGTGGGGGAGAATGCAGAGTTTGAACGCCAGTTGCTCAGTGGAGAACTCGAGGTGGAACTCATTCCGCAAGGCACACTGGCTACCCGTTGTCTCGCCGCTGGTTATGGCATGCCTGCCGTATTCACTCCTGCCGGTGCAGGGACGGAAGTTGCCGCAGGGAAAGAGACAAGAGTGTTTAACGGAAAAGAATACCTGCTTGAATACGCTTTTGAGGCCGATTTCGCGCTCGTTAAGGCCTGGAAAGGAGATACCCATGGTAATCTGATCTTTCATGAAACAGCCCGAAATTTCAACCCTTTAATGGCCATGGCCGGAAAGATCACAATTGCCGAAGTGGAAGAACTCGTCCCGGCCGGCCAACTCGACCCTGATCAGATCCATACCCCCGGAATTTATGTACAACGCATTTTCCAGGGAACCCAATACGAAAAAAGGATCGAACAGCGAACGATACGTAAGCAGGAAGCCAAGAGCTAA
- a CDS encoding CoA transferase subunit B, whose product MPLTKEQIAQRIARELRNGYYVNLGIGIPTLVANYIPAGVEVVLQSENGLLGMGPFPFEGAEDPDLINAGKQTITTVPGSSFFDSAMSFGMIRAGKVDLTVLGAMEVSDQGDIANWKIPGKMVKGMGGAMDLVASARNIIVAMMHTNPKGESKLLPQCQLPLTGVKCVRKVVSDLAVLDITPDGFRLLERAPGVSVEEIKSKTAGRLIIEGEIPEMTFS is encoded by the coding sequence ATGCCCCTCACCAAAGAACAAATCGCCCAACGCATTGCCCGCGAACTCCGGAATGGATATTATGTCAATCTGGGAATTGGTATCCCCACCCTGGTAGCGAATTATATTCCTGCCGGAGTGGAAGTTGTCCTGCAAAGTGAAAATGGATTATTGGGTATGGGCCCTTTTCCATTTGAAGGTGCGGAGGACCCTGACCTGATCAATGCGGGCAAGCAGACCATAACCACCGTTCCGGGTTCCAGCTTTTTTGACTCGGCCATGAGCTTTGGAATGATCCGGGCAGGTAAAGTAGATCTGACCGTGTTGGGTGCGATGGAAGTGAGCGACCAGGGGGATATAGCCAACTGGAAGATCCCTGGCAAGATGGTAAAGGGGATGGGTGGGGCCATGGACCTGGTAGCCAGTGCCCGCAACATCATCGTGGCCATGATGCATACCAATCCAAAAGGAGAATCCAAACTTCTACCTCAATGTCAATTGCCATTGACCGGCGTAAAATGTGTGCGAAAAGTCGTCAGCGACCTGGCGGTGCTTGATATCACCCCGGATGGTTTTCGGTTACTGGAAAGGGCGCCGGGTGTATCTGTAGAAGAAATAAAGTCGAAGACTGCCGGACGTTTGATTATAGAAGGGGAAATTCCCGAGATGACCTTCAGCTAA
- a CDS encoding response regulator transcription factor yields MNVIKVAIVDDHKIFRKGVVLSLRPYTNIRFVQEAEHGDDLLAGLKESEPDVILMDLRMPGKDGIETTKIVSKQYPHIRIIILTMYEDERFVYHMMENGANGYLLKNAEPQEIRKAIMDVHEKGYYLNNFVNRILLKRSHSRNKVIPSLNNEITLSDKERDVLRFICMEFTAQEIAQKMEISPRTVEAIKDRLMERFGSKNTAGLVFFAVKNNLVD; encoded by the coding sequence ATGAATGTCATCAAAGTTGCCATTGTAGACGATCATAAGATCTTCCGAAAGGGAGTGGTCCTGTCCCTGCGACCCTACACAAATATCCGGTTTGTCCAGGAAGCAGAGCACGGCGATGACCTCCTGGCCGGTCTGAAAGAATCTGAACCAGATGTAATCCTGATGGACCTCCGAATGCCGGGGAAAGATGGGATCGAAACCACCAAAATAGTTTCCAAGCAATACCCCCATATCCGCATCATCATTCTCACCATGTACGAAGACGAGCGCTTTGTGTACCACATGATGGAGAATGGCGCCAATGGATATCTGCTCAAGAACGCGGAACCCCAGGAGATCCGAAAAGCCATCATGGATGTTCATGAGAAAGGATACTACCTGAATAATTTCGTTAACCGCATCCTGCTCAAACGCTCCCATTCCCGCAATAAGGTCATCCCCTCCCTCAATAATGAAATCACCCTGAGTGATAAGGAACGGGATGTACTGCGTTTTATCTGTATGGAATTCACCGCCCAGGAAATTGCCCAGAAAATGGAGATCAGTCCGCGTACCGTAGAGGCCATCAAAGACCGGCTGATGGAACGCTTTGGAAGCAAGAATACCGCGGGATTGGTTTTCTTTGCAGTGAAGAATAATCTGGTGGACTAA
- a CDS encoding two-component sensor histidine kinase: MFFLQAPNNISVSKIVLFGTLGILILVIGLVFFIIQHQRRVLKYQQKLQQMEIDQQKMMLSASIRMQEEERQRLAADLHDDAGPLLATARLYLNENLVNQDKASQLQSIFQARQIIDETIQLIRNISHSLMPPTLKNFGLESAINDLFQKISGSGAINASSRFHDYRERLKGDKELIIFRIVQELVNNILKHSSSSFIHLTQNIHGDKFYLRIHHDGRGLVQTDFEKLNKSNIGLGLKNISSRLRVLHGDIHFEKDISQTYYKVTIEVPRDDPYQ; encoded by the coding sequence ATGTTTTTTCTCCAAGCCCCCAACAATATCAGTGTATCCAAAATTGTGCTTTTTGGTACCCTGGGGATATTGATCCTGGTGATCGGCCTGGTCTTCTTTATCATCCAGCACCAGCGTAGGGTGTTGAAATACCAGCAGAAATTACAGCAGATGGAGATCGATCAGCAAAAGATGATGCTGAGTGCCTCCATACGCATGCAAGAGGAAGAACGCCAACGCCTGGCCGCCGATCTGCACGATGATGCCGGTCCGCTCCTCGCCACAGCCCGCTTATACCTCAATGAAAACCTGGTGAACCAGGATAAGGCCAGTCAGCTGCAATCCATTTTCCAGGCCCGGCAGATCATTGATGAAACCATTCAGCTGATCCGAAATATCAGCCATAGCCTGATGCCCCCTACCCTTAAGAATTTTGGATTGGAATCCGCCATCAACGACCTTTTCCAAAAGATCAGCGGCTCCGGGGCCATCAATGCCAGCAGCCGGTTCCATGATTATCGCGAACGGCTCAAAGGAGATAAAGAACTCATCATCTTCCGTATCGTACAGGAACTGGTGAACAATATCCTTAAACACTCAAGCTCGAGTTTTATCCACCTTACCCAAAATATACATGGTGACAAGTTCTACCTCCGTATCCATCACGACGGACGGGGACTGGTTCAAACCGACTTTGAGAAGCTGAATAAGAGCAATATCGGGTTGGGATTAAAGAATATCAGCAGCCGTCTCCGGGTACTACATGGGGATATCCACTTTGAAAAAGACATTTCCCAGACCTATTATAAGGTGACCATCGAAGTTCCTCGCGATGATCCTTACCAGTAA
- a CDS encoding response regulator transcription factor, producing MTTDQIKVAIADDHKIFRDGIRMALKERDYLKILWEAEDGKDLMHKLKIKEPDVLLMDIRMPEVDGINAISFIRKEYESLKIIVLTMYDDQEMITRMMEMGANAYLTKTTDPDEIYQAILTCVNDDFYFNDLVNKAVLLKLQHKKKVRQFYPNPVKFSEKELKILKLIAEDKTTEEISREVFLSPRTIETIRQNMKQKAGAKTIAGLVMYAMRNRLLE from the coding sequence ATGACTACCGATCAAATAAAGGTGGCAATCGCCGATGACCACAAGATCTTCCGGGATGGCATACGCATGGCACTTAAAGAAAGGGATTATCTCAAGATCCTTTGGGAGGCCGAAGATGGTAAGGACCTCATGCACAAACTCAAGATCAAAGAACCCGATGTTTTATTAATGGATATCCGGATGCCTGAAGTAGATGGCATCAACGCGATCTCTTTTATTCGCAAAGAATATGAAAGTCTGAAGATCATTGTCCTCACCATGTATGATGACCAGGAGATGATCACGCGGATGATGGAAATGGGGGCTAATGCCTATCTCACCAAAACCACCGACCCGGATGAGATCTATCAGGCGATACTTACCTGTGTGAATGATGATTTCTATTTCAACGATCTTGTAAACAAAGCGGTATTACTCAAACTCCAACATAAGAAGAAGGTCAGACAGTTCTATCCCAATCCGGTAAAATTCTCCGAGAAAGAACTCAAGATCCTTAAACTCATTGCCGAGGATAAAACCACAGAAGAAATTTCCAGAGAAGTATTCTTAAGTCCGCGCACCATTGAAACCATTCGGCAAAACATGAAGCAAAAGGCTGGCGCCAAAACCATCGCTGGTCTGGTCATGTATGCGATGCGGAATCGATTACTGGAATAA